GGATAGAGGGGGGCAGGGATACCCGCATTTTCATGGTTCCCTGTCCCCGTTTTCGGTATATCCCGATCCGGCTGCAAGATGCCCGATTGTTTGGTTTCAGGTTCGGAAACAAGCATGCCATCCTGCAATTTGCAGGGGTTGAATCCTTCTGCCGGTGCATAGTATAGTAAGTAGCAAGAAAACCGATGAGGCGGCCGGATCAGGTTCTTCCAGGTGTTTTATCCGAACCTGGCGGATGGCCGAGCCATTCCATTTCAGCCGGCTGCCGGGGAGTGAAAGCATATTTCCATGAAAGAAGCTCCTGACGGGAAAAAATTACTGACAGCATTTGATCGTATTCTGATCGGTGATCGGGATATCGGTCAGCCTGAAGAAAGGTTGCGAATCGGATATATCGGTGGCTGGTCCAGTATTGCTGGCAATGCTGTCCTGGCCCTGTTGAAGTTTACTATCGGGTTGGCTGTCGGCAGTGCTTCGCTTCTGGCCAATGCCGTGCATACCGCCTCCGACATCCTCACTTCCGCTGTGATCATCATCGGTTTCAAACTTTCAAGCAAGGAACCGGATCAGAAGCACCCTTACGGGCATGGCCGGATCGAGTACCTGGTGGGATTGATCATCGCCATGGCCCTGATCGGAGTGGGGATTGGATTCATCATCGATGCTTACCGGCGCCTTCTTTCCGGTGTTTCAATGCGCCCAAGTTTGTTGGCTGTCATCGTGGCTGTTTTTTCGGTATTTCTGAAGGAGTTGATGTATCGGTTTACCGCAAACCTTGGCCGGTTGATCGAATCGGAGGCTTTGCTGGCCGATGCATGGCATCATCGCAGCGATGCTTTCACTTCACTTCTGGTGGTGGCGGCGGTTCTGGGCAGCTATTTCAGGATTGGCTGGCTTGATGCCGTGGGCGCTTTCTGTATAGCCGGCTTCATCATCTATACCGGTGCGGAGATTGCTTATCGTGCCGTAAACAAGATCATCGGTGTCTCGCCTCCTGCTGAATTGCTGGGGCGCCTTGAAAGGGAAGCATTGAAGATAGAAGGGGTTATGGGTGTGCACGATCTGGAAGTGCATGATTACGGCATGCGCAAATATATCTCCCTGCACATCAAAGTTGACAGCAACACTACTCTTCATCGGGCACACGAGATTGTTCACCGGGTGCAGGACAGCCTGGAAGAAAAATTCAACCATCGCGTGACCACCCATCTGGATCTTCACGACTGAATGCCGGCTGGAGGACAGGGCGGATGTGTTATCCTGCCCCAAGCTTCAACCGGGGGGAAGTCGTTGCCGTTCTAACGTCCATGGGCCTGGCCGGTGGAAGAATCCAGGAATTTTTTTGCGACCTGCAGAACACGGGCCGAAAATAAAAGGCTCATATGCCCCAGGGGAATGGTGATGTAACTGCTTCCCCGGGGCGGGGCCGGGGAATGAGCCGGCCATATAAATGTATCGGCAGGGGAGTAGATGGACAGGAGGGAAGTTTTTCCCAGATCCGGATTGTGGTTGAGTTTCTGCAAAAAATTGCTTCCGGGCCGCATTTCATGGGCGTTTTTTCCTACCCCCAGATGGGCGATCATCGTACCATGATGGGGTGTCCCGATGGTAACGAGCCTGTCAACTTTTTTGTCACCTTGCAAAAATTGAAGGTAATAGCGGGAAATCAGACCGCCCTGGCTGTGGGCGATGATATTTACCTTTTCAGTTTCCGATGCATCCAGGATGGCCTCGACCTTTTTTGAGAAGTTTTCCGCCTGTTTTTCGATACTTGTGAAGAGGGGCCCTATATTGATGGGGATCACACTGGTATCACCGAACGATCTCAATCGGAGATACAGATAGGCGAAACATAGCTTGTTTACGCCATAGCCGTGCAACAGGATCGTCGGCGGCTTCGGAGATGGCCGATATTTTCTTTTTGTACTGATGAATCCAAAGAAGAAAAAAGGGACATATATGCTGATCAGAAGGGATTCGTAAATAATGGCGGGA
The Bacillota bacterium genome window above contains:
- a CDS encoding cation transporter, with translation MKEAPDGKKLLTAFDRILIGDRDIGQPEERLRIGYIGGWSSIAGNAVLALLKFTIGLAVGSASLLANAVHTASDILTSAVIIIGFKLSSKEPDQKHPYGHGRIEYLVGLIIAMALIGVGIGFIIDAYRRLLSGVSMRPSLLAVIVAVFSVFLKELMYRFTANLGRLIESEALLADAWHHRSDAFTSLLVVAAVLGSYFRIGWLDAVGAFCIAGFIIYTGAEIAYRAVNKIIGVSPPAELLGRLEREALKIEGVMGVHDLEVHDYGMRKYISLHIKVDSNTTLHRAHEIVHRVQDSLEEKFNHRVTTHLDLHD
- a CDS encoding alpha/beta fold hydrolase; this translates as MTALKIILGILAVVFGLVVILFAVALVYNRLSLPEERMRYNPLWLFPAIIYESLLISIYVPFFFFGFISTKRKYRPSPKPPTILLHGYGVNKLCFAYLYLRLRSFGDTSVIPINIGPLFTSIEKQAENFSKKVEAILDASETEKVNIIAHSQGGLISRYYLQFLQGDKKVDRLVTIGTPHHGTMIAHLGVGKNAHEMRPGSNFLQKLNHNPDLGKTSLLSIYSPADTFIWPAHSPAPPRGSSYITIPLGHMSLLFSARVLQVAKKFLDSSTGQAHGR